AAgtaattgataaaatttcatGAATACATTTATATGGAttgccaaaaatattataatacttattaataaactaattgaaaaaaaaacttaaatatataatgtaaagttattgtaaataatattataaatgaaatggtTAAAGTTAGtgttaaaatgaaaaatataaattatatatatattacaaaatatatagcagtaaatgaaattaataaaatattaaaaattagatattaaTTACAAATGATATTAAAGTGAAGTTTGAAAATTAGTtgctatattaaaaatatataattgtttgaatggTAAAATAAGTTacatttaaaatcattatatttataagataaatgaAATGATTGCAAACATAGTGGTAGAACATTTGACTAATTacattttaagaaatatttttatcaacttaaatgttaatatatatttttttgttgaaaatataaataagttattaataaataagtcattaataaacaagtcattaataaatagtattataataattattccaaaataagttgtaaaatacaaaataacattaataaaatctatcatgtaaataatgttttgaatactagtttgaataatatatatggaaataaaaatggCTAAAGTCTAGTTACAAGTATAATTGTAAAAAGAGTGACAACATAGGTTACAAAATCTGCAACTTCATACCTACATCTGATTTATGTAACATTGCTGATTATATTAGAATTATTCTCAAAGGTACTAAATTAGTtgataaatacttattttattgcTATTTCAGTCGAAAAGAACACTATTGCAAAGTATCATAATTTTtgtagtgatatatatatatatatatatatatatttattaaaattaatatatttaaaaaaatatatttatatattttgaaaaatatatttatatattttgttaattcaatttatttattctccttaatattattcatttaaaaaatacgtaaattaattattattgcaaaaaaattatatttcaagttaaaatataagagacaatataaaagagaaataattggttaaagtaaaaaaataattaataatttttatatttaatttttttataacatgtatatttatatattttatgttaagttatttaaaattactaggaaatattaaatgaaaatttactgacatttaaagaaaaataattaataaaaaagaaaagagataaataattaatagccAAATATTTTAGTTACCAAGTTATAATTATCCCTAATTCAACTCCTGTATTAGTTTAAATAGtgacaaataatcaaattcatAAATAACTCTGTTTGTTTGTGTGATGTACAAAATAATAAGTGACTTAACATTTTGATTTTAACCATGctaaaatcaatattaattgATGTATCACTTATACTCATTTTCagtttattttctatatttaaatgTACATAGTTTAGTATAAGAAGTTATCTGACTATTGTAAACATGATCATTGctttttgttttatgttttccTAAAATAATAGCTTGAATAAGGTTATAATTTGATTCGGAATGTTATTCAATTtcagataattatttttttataatcttaatataaatataaaaataatataaaattaatgtattatACTACTAAATTATTAGACAGAATCCTCTATTCCTAAATTGTTTGTTGTTCCCTATGTTCCCTCTTATAGAGGAAAGGCAATGtcgtaataaaaaataaattctccaACTCGATGTAAACTTTAATTCACAGTATAATTcaagttatatattttgaaaattttacacGACAAGTCTTAAATATTACttgattattcatttttttgatttgaattcgatcctaagatcatttcATATCTTTCTGCCGAAATCAATTTGaacaaatcaatcaaaattaataacaaccaaattcaattttaaaattttcaaactcatgatTTTGTTCTTGAACTCAAGAACAATGTTTAAAAAACTTCctaatatattctaaaaaaatgttaGGAATAGTTTTAGATAAATTTCAATCAGTTTGAGGTATGTTacacaaaaattgaaaattctaaaaatctgaaaaaatctCGTtcttaattggttaaaattgatagtcaatgttcatgttttgatttcatttaatCCTAATATGTATAAGAAAGATATTGGTAATCTCCTTATGTTTATGttggttaaatattaaaaactaaaatcccatttttttttactaaaacacTATTCAATCGAATGGGACCTTTTGGCTCTTCCTGATTGATTAATACATCGGGGATGATGTTAAAAACGATTCATATGAGTAGAGGAAGTTTCCCATGTCTTCAAATAGAAGGATGTAAGTTCCAAACCTACAATTGATATTCTTGGCGCCAAACTAAGAATCTTCGCCTTATTTTCGATCGAGAAAACCAGTCATTCCCTGCACCCGACCGATCCCCTGCACTCAACTGATCCCCTACACCCGACCGAGAAAATTAGCTTTAGCATGGTTTTAGACCGTGAAAACCAACCAATGTCTAGCATTCGACCGATAATTTCAGCCTAACATGGTTTTCAACTGAGAAAATCAACCAGACACCATTCTCGACCAAGGAGCAACGCGCACGTGTATCTATATTCGGCGGAGTAGGTGAACTTATTCGTGAAGGTTTCTATTACCTATGAAATTCATAAATGAAGTAGTTAATGGTGAGATTACCATTATCCTCCGAGAAATCAACTTCTGCATTGACCGGGTGCCCATACACGTTGACCTTGGGCCAAATCCAACTCAAACACCCGCTTCTGACTCGATTTGCGACCTGGACACTTTCCTAAGGGCCCGtttgtttggattttttaatttttaattgttttttaacaattagaagctaaactattttttaaaaatccaaaataaatagaaaacgattttaaaatatttttagaatattttcacacaaaactattttaaaaagtattgtttgaacttaatttaaaattctaatatcttaaattaatatttctaaatatcttCCTCAAACATTCTCAACATTAATCTCATATactaacatttataaattattttataattttaaatacaagaaAACTCGAACATGTTtagaacataaaaaataattggttaaataaattctaataaaacaaaattttcaaacaaatagtcaaaattttatgtattagaGACCATTTTTTAACGGTTATAGAAGATATAGTGCGAAACTCTTTTACGAATATCACCAAACATCGAACTTAATACaatatctaataaaattatttatatacatatatacacacatattttattgattttaatttaaaaatcatttgacgactcattaatcaaattaataattatttaaattaattattaaagatttattttaattaaattatggtttaattattttaaatccaaaagattgtttaaattttatcaattttaaaaatgtaaaaatacattttttataaatcttttaaacaAGGGGACAAAGGGATTTTCGGGACCCACAAGTTCTTATGAATATAGAGATCATGCAAAACTATAAAGTGTCGGTATCAAAGTATTATTAACCTTTATAATGATTATTATTGTGATGATGTCGATCATCGACTCAAATTTCTCACTTCAAGATTCaacaatttagaaaaaatatagagaaaaaatgataaagattgttatattttgggatattttaaaTGACATGAAAGACAAACTAATTACAAGATTTTGAGCATTTAAGTgctaaaaatattgaaatttgatATCAAGAACTATGGATCGTGAAAATGTGAAAGGAGTGGCTACTATTCACTATAAGTACAAGCACTCTACCCTACCcacaaagaaaaattattttgtatagaaCAAATTGTGAAAAATTAGTTGCAAAAGGCTCGAAAAAAGATttcatttattatgttttaggtgattatttttagtatcaaattatattatttttattctaatttatatttggtttttaatttgtgttttattttataagagtaaatgtttgaatgataaaattttgaataaaatttaaatatatatttaattggtactctttgattttttttagttatatcatACCAATCTATTGagttaacttaataaattaattagttagtgtttTTAATTAAGTAAGTTCAATTAACCACTATTTATTCTAATTTgaataatactaattatttgTGCGTCTAAAAAAATCGACtcgttttcaaaataattttttttaattaagtaaaaatgaAATCATTGTTAATGAGTCaataaaatagagagaaaagGAAGACTCAAAAATCGAAAATGGCAGACGATGATGTGGTTCGGCGGCCCGATCGCATTGGCCCAGGAGGAATTGAGGCccacataaattatatataaataatacattgAGAGATTAATTATGATGTTAATTAATTTCGGCATAACCTAAGCTAAGGTAAGCTAGGGTTTCAAAGGATGTCGAGCaccgatgatgatgatgtgtcCAGATATTTCTCGTCACAGATAGAGAGGTTTAAGGCAATGCGATTGATTGCCGATGCTTACGTCTACAAAGACTTCATTCCTGAATCTGATtctgatgaagaagaaatagaCGGCCTCGATTCCGAAGAGTTTATGCGGCTGGAGGTTAGCAAAAAAActtatctatttatttgttggaTTCGATGATGATGTTGGAttcatttgtttgtttgttttctgAGCTCAGGGTTCGGACTTTGCTATGATGAATCTTATTTGTAACCCCGAAACTTTTTACTCATACGCACTGTTGCCTTTGGTCTACTTCAATGCTCAACATgtgagttattattattatttgataattaatacATTGTGGTTTATACTTCTAACAAAACTCattaatatatgataattaacAGAAGACGGATTTTGAATTTCACAAGCTGGTGATAGTATATTCCAGTAATCCTTATTCCATCTACATAAAATTTGAGGCCATCAGCCCTGCCATTGGTGGAGGACTAATTCCTTTAGTCTTTCAATCACACCTAGTTCTTCCACTGGGTTGGCCAATACGTCTTGAGGTGGATTTCTGTAGGTTGCACCCGATTGAGTGTAGCTATACTCTCGATGATCTTCCACTTTGCTCCTCGACTGATCACACCAAATCTCGTGTTATTGCGGCTGCTGGGTTCTCTACAGAATATATCTTTACTTTTATGTCCCACTTACCTGATCAGGGACGGAAATTCTCTTTGAAAGACATTGTTAGCTTTGAAGAGATTGCAGAACCAACTTCTCCGGATGGATTTGACTTGAAGTACAAGATCATCGTTAATACTTTTAAAACAAAGGATGCTTCTTATGATTTGGGACCTTTAGAAGTAGTGGTGGCTTTTCGTCATGATTTAAAAGAAATGGAGATGATATCCATTGTTGAAAAGGAGGTGCCAAATGAAACCAAGGTTAGATACTACTTTAATTAGAGATTATTATGTGCTATGTGATGAGCTTGCAATTGTTTCTTTATTAACTAATGCTTATAGTAATGTCTCTCGGATTGAGGATGAAACCAAAATAGAGCAATGACTTTGTGTCTGAATTTGGATCCAAATGGTATTATATGGGAAACCTATATTAATCCCCCTTTAGTCATTTTGATTGAGACatctataaacaaaattatttatcatcacattcttaaatatttaatttgtgagCTTAATATATGCAACTGTTAATTGATTGCAGGATGAAGAATGCAGGGACAATGTTACAGTGCCTTAGAGACTATATTTAAGGTAAAACTTTTGAGTCTAATGACatatagatattttaaaaaataaaatggtttCATTGATATTGGGATAAAAGGGGTATTCATTATAATTATGTGTATCTCTTcctattttgatttttgttgtCACTGTGTTTAGCCATccaaaaatattgaatttgtgAGAATGAATCATTTGAATCTAATTAGTATGAAAGTCTAActcatatataattatgaatttggtGTGGCTCAACTTTTTTCCTTAAAACTTGTCatctcattcatttttttttttttttcaaagtatATGGACtattatagatattttttagttatttattgtGATATACCCAAGCTTTTCCTTTCACCATAATAAACTTGTtgattaagcattaaacattagaATAGGATAGATTCTTGATTAAACATTAGAATATGATAGATTCTTGACACACATAGGACATTGTTAATAGACAGAATAAGACTAAATTTGTTCTCCTtattcatcatcctcttcatctcctccttcattctcttcatctccttcattctcttcttcttcctcatctccttcaatttcttcttcttcttcactctcatcTTCTTCGTCTTCATCATAAATGATGGGACAATGAACATTGTGTAACAGTGGTTTTCCTCTGTAGATAGAGGTACGACAGATCTTACCATATCCATTTTCCCCCCAGTTTTCTATCCCAAAAGAATTCTTAATTATCCAATACTTTTTTCCATTACTATCTTTCCCAAAACCGACAATTAACACAGCATGTTTCTGTGGATTCTCATTTTTATCTCTCATCAAATCTTCTCTAATATCAGATGTCACTTCATATATTTgctacaaaattaaaataaaatttaagttatatatatatatattatatatatataaaataataattaatatcttaCCTCCTTAATTTCTTTAAACTTCCTAGTCACAAACATTGATGCTGCCACTGGTTGGATTTGAACTCGTTCCATGATTTCTTCTTCAGTTCCATTTAGCTTTTTAAAAtccttgattttgattttgttttttgttggctacaaataagaaaaacaaaaatgttaattaattattagaaaaaaataatataataatcataattattacGTACCCTGTCTTCAATGTTGGGAAACTGTCTCTTATTTACGAAAGGATAATCTTTTTCTTGGCATAGTCCATATTGTTGTACATAGGTAAAGGCATCCTTGAACGAAGCAATATAGCCTCCAAATTTGTCGACTGGAACAGCATCTGGCtttagaaaatcaaaaatttctTGAGGGGAAAGAACAACGGCTTTCctgtttgaataaaatatattgtaacaGGATTCAACAGCGGAAGCCACAACAATTGCGCAGCAGCAGTCTGTCAAAAaccatttataatttattttattaataatataaattattaaatttatattattaaattaataaaagttactAGTTCGTTGGTGCCGCATAAAAGTCATGAATTCCCCCCAGATTCTCGAATTTCATATCTCCAATCAGCGTCACAATcctgaaaacaaaatatttatataaataattaatatttaactaaaataaattaaattgtttataaaataattaagaatataaaacCAAAATACCTCAACAATCTGCATAATATGCCTCCTTCGGTTACcttttataattaagaaaatgaataatgagttattattataaaaatatcatctCTTTAATTACAATCTAAGATTTTTATCTCTTCTTTACCGCTTAGGCCGGCCGGTGGTCTTAGATGGTAATGGAAATCTTATGACTTTATTTATGTGGATTAATTGGATTTAGTTCAAATAAAGCATTCacacataaatattttagtcatttaactcaaataatctacttattcatcaaacaagttttttttttcttcttcaaaataatcaaacaagctcttagtttTTGGAACTTGGGCATGTCCTTTGTAAGAGACCAAATATTGTacttttcaaaaagaaaaagaagaaaaacttatagtatatataaacattacactaattaattaaactgtcataaaaaaaaaaaaaaaggttaagtTATATGATTTAATGATTTGGGttacttcataaaaaaaaacctttaaaATACAATGTAGTTAATATTAAGTAATAACTCAAACTATAccatattattgttttataaacttgtattaaaatcattaaaagccCCATTTTTGTGAGTTAGagatagaaaaagaaaagttaaaaaaaacttaccCATGATGCTAGCTAGCCAACCGATCAATATTGTTGCTTCTTGTTAATTTGTTGAGAGCTATCTAGTATATTCATTTTGTGGAGATAAGAAAGACTatatagaagaaaaataaagaatgaatgATACATACCTATGAGACCTATACCTAGCTCACTCTAgggtatatttattttatttgcatGTCTTTACTctgcaattttaatttatattttacattgattattagtttttttttttcttcttaattttgAACTCTTTCATTctatattatattctaattagctattttcaaacattaaactatatgaatatattaaattccATCTTTTATAATCTTGAATAGATAGTTTCAAAatagttatataataatatatttatgattatattatattttttattataatgcttcaagtattttgaataaaataattaacgtgaaattttaaaataattgaaattttaatattatttctctagtacaaaataattttgaaagtatttttcattttcatatgTTTATTGTGTTtcctttatatattatatatatat
This is a stretch of genomic DNA from Impatiens glandulifera chromosome 4, dImpGla2.1, whole genome shotgun sequence. It encodes these proteins:
- the LOC124933743 gene encoding uncharacterized protein LOC124933743 — translated: MSSTDDDDVSRYFSSQIERFKAMRLIADAYVYKDFIPESDSDEEEIDGLDSEEFMRLEGSDFAMMNLICNPETFYSYALLPLVYFNAQHKTDFEFHKLVIVYSSNPYSIYIKFEAISPAIGGGLIPLVFQSHLVLPLGWPIRLEVDFCRLHPIECSYTLDDLPLCSSTDHTKSRVIAAAGFSTEYIFTFMSHLPDQGRKFSLKDIVSFEEIAEPTSPDGFDLKYKIIVNTFKTKDASYDLGPLEVVVAFRHDLKEMEMISIVEKEVPNETKDEECRDNVTVP